The Montipora capricornis isolate CH-2021 chromosome 3, ASM3666992v2, whole genome shotgun sequence genome window below encodes:
- the LOC138043366 gene encoding dual specificity protein phosphatase 1-A-like, whose product MVVMEDHELIWPLAPLTVVNMAGSLNQKCTVIDCRSFLSFNSAHIRGALNIHCPPIVKRRLHRGTSTLDCLLTSTESKRRLAESETLILYEDRTQDWKELEKDNTMRIIFMLLRRERITKNLYFIKGGFERFSSTYPSMCFFAKPSCSSQTGSGPLGLKLKAKESRRTWNPKVDSESKESEARPGSILKQNEPVEILKHLYLGSEIHASQREVLERLGITSIVNVSRNIPNFFENTFHYKSIPVDDTYTADIGKWFEEAAKFIDSVKNSKGRVLVHCQAGISRSATICLAYLISRYRLRLDEAYEYVKKRRSIISPNFNFMGQLLNWESESQSAERKVSSSELMLSTPTKCCGTPSPFGFLSFSPFPCGTELTGTKQNPPGLVTSPM is encoded by the exons ATGGTTGTTATGGAGGACCACGAATTGATTTGGCCCCTTGCTCCGCTGACGGTCGTTAACATGGCTGGTTCACTCAACCAGAAGTGCACTGTTATTGACTGCCGTTCGTTTCTGTCCTTCAACTCAGCACACATCAGAGGCGCTCTTAATATTCACTGCCCACCCATAGTGAAACGAAGACTTCACCGCGGAACGTCAACCTTAGACTGCCTACTCACCTCTACTGAATCCAAACGACGGCTCGCGGAGTCAGAAACTTTGATTTTGTACGAGGACCGCACTCAAGATTGGAAAGAGTTAGAAAAAGACAATACAATGAGAATTATCTTCATGCTTTTAAGAAGAGAGAGAATAACCAAGAACTTATATTTTATCAAAG GAGGATTTGAAAGATTTTCAAGTACTTATCCATCAATGTGCTTCTTTGCAAAACCGAGTTGCTCATCGCAAACAGGCTCTGGTCCCCTTGGATTGAAACTGAAGGCCAAGGAGTCCAGGCGGACTTGGAACCCGAAAGTTGATTCAGAAAGCAAGGAGTCCGAGGCAAGACCAGGTTCTATACTGAAGCAAAACGAACCagttgaaattttaaaacacttgTATCTCGGCAGTGAAATACATGCCTCACAGAGAGAGGTGCTCGAACGACTTGGAATCACTTCTATCGTGAATGTGTCACGAAACATTCCGAATTTCTTCGAAAACACATTTCATTACAAATCCATCCCTGTGGATGACACCTACACTGCAGATATTGGAAAATGGTTCGAAGAAGCGGCCAAATTTATAG ATTCAGTAAAGAATTCAAAAGGACGAGTTTTAGTCCACTGCCAAGCTGGGATATCCAGATCAGCGACCATATGCCTAGCATACTTAATTAGTAGATACAGGCTCAGACTTGATGAAGCTTATGAGTACGTAAAGAAGCGGCGCTCTATTATTTCACCAAACTTTAACTTCATGGGACAGTTGTTGAATTGGGAAAGTGAGAGCCAATCGGCAGAGAGAAAAGTTTCAAGCAGTGAACTGATGTTAAGTACACCGACAAAGTGTTGTGGGACACCGTCTCCGTTCGGATTTCTTAGTTTTTCTCCTTTTCCATGTGGCACAGAGTTGACAGGCACCAAACAGAATCCGCCTGGGCTTGTTACGTCGCCAatgtag